A window from Triticum aestivum cultivar Chinese Spring chromosome 6D, IWGSC CS RefSeq v2.1, whole genome shotgun sequence encodes these proteins:
- the LOC123145775 gene encoding zinc finger CCCH domain-containing protein 55 isoform X1, whose protein sequence is MAGVARKGRSKWDTQEISPDIVEISEDDSPPKNTDDRRKDVIPTQDLTNDNGKRLGESSNLKPDAFMHQGSTEYEQERTDGLNKDVKERQSKASSERSHAPRMAEEAHNNDDWGKLASLEKATGNQAMSRNADDRRRGDGWGTAASRGYSSRVSSGPDAWKQRTRSPSPRGAWNRSRRNRSGSRSRSRERVRGRSRSRSRSPYFDRGSDWRAERGRISGGPSLLCRDFTAGRCRRGLHCRFPHEDGGRRQFDEPYPADSRERYGHQNKDFMDPREPDDYARSRQPRGHFDEGTWERSEPRRDYRSSDQCHEFVKGRCSRGASCRYVHDESASHAGWRDDARETAHVRGGPDSSFGNRTEHRREQKRPCKFFAEGRCRRGETCPYLHEEAPQSQMGPGASDEPPKYSGGRTPRGNYSNWGEETNATHAGSHILSRDDRENTGSQHTARSDTGYGYKSRQLEDAGRDQYQIIPQEDFGSQGRNKPEMSASKQPQFLSPIQTSADSMNNDKVSDMDGLSASATTGNLSMQTGIHAANLLGGQSLSQIAQSQDAVPQTSGAPIHPVTSQQQDATSVLPFNIQPHESNFSLHPNRQDQFSNFSLHPDRQDQFVASQATANNSAPSMQNQPVAAPYMGHSQHSYTLGSQALPAFNGHNFSVAGQVPQDRPTPFYAGQSQATVDMSNPNQESGTHSMQNTHSFQPVAPNMQARSQALQGLSGVPGQDTGTQSIQNAHNFQPVAPPYMQNRGQTLQGLSILPSSSSADMPGAPPVPPNEEEIRRSLTSLAATLIMQPGTVAGLQLPQPILNPSLMASLSAVEPSQWPWAQQHKAGTTQLAQQQQAGMTQLAQSEQQAPQQTLPAPSTAVGSSNGNNPAQSIGQTAATSVVTAPQAAENKKVEAKAKDNDGEQDGDKNKKGNKEESKALKMFKLALADFVKDALKPTWKEGQLTREVHKTIVKKVVDKVTSTVENTPPTKEKIDVYMSYSKEKLSKLVQAYVGKYVKA, encoded by the exons ATGGCTGGTGTTGCTAGGAAAGGGAGGTCCAAGTGGGACACACAGGAAATTTCTCCTGATATTGTTGAGATCAGTGAAGACGACTCTCCTCCTAAGAATACAGATGATCGCCGCAAAGATGTGATCCCTACTCAGGATCTCACTAATGATAATGGAAAGCGACTTGGTGAATCTTCTAACCTAAAACCTGATGCCTTCATGCACCAAGGCAGTACTGAATACGAGCAGGAACGCACTGATGGGTTAAATAAAGATGTCAAGGAAAGGCAATCTAAAGCGTCATCTGAAAGGTCGCATGCTCCTAGAATGGCTGAAGAGGCGCATAATAATGATGACTGGGGTAAGTTAGCTTCTTTGGAAAAGGCAACTGGTAACCAAGCTATGAGCAGAAATGCTGATGACAGAAGACGTGGAGATGGATGGGGCACAGCTGCTAGCCGTGGTTATTCTTCTAGGGTGTCGTCTGGTCCAGATGCATGGAAGCAGCGCACTCGCAGTCCATCTCCAAGAGGTGCTTGGAACAGGTCACGCAG GAACAGAAGTGGCTCCAGAAGCAGGAGTAGAGAGCGAGTTAGAGGGAGAAGCAGAAGTCGAAGTCGGAGTCCTTATTTTGACCGTGGATCTGATTGGAGGGCTGAGAGAGGCAGAATATCTGGAGGGCCTTCTTTGCTCTGCAGAGATTTTACAGCTGGTAGATGCAGAAGAGGCTTGCATTGCAGGTTTCCTCATGAAGATGGTGGGCGAAGGCAGTTCGACGAGCCTTATCCCGCAGACTCGAGGGAAAGGTATGGCCATCAGAACAAGGATTTCATGGATCCACGAGAACCAGATGACTATGCACGGAGCAGGCAACCTCGAGGTCATTTTGATGAAGGTACTTGGGAAAGATCTGAACCCCGAAGAGATTACAGGTCTTCTGATCAATGCCATGAGTTTGTCAAAGGAAGGTGCAGCAGAGGTGCAAGTTGCAGATATGTTCATGATGAGTCCGCTTCTCATGCTGGATGGAGAGATGATGCTAGGGAAACAGCTCATGTGAGAGGTGGTCCTGATTCATCCTTTGGGAATAGGACAGAGCACCGTAGAGAACAAAAAAGGCCCTGTAAATTTTTTGCTGAAGGTCGCTGCCGTCGTGGTGAAACTTGTCCATATCTCCATGAGGAAGCTCCCCAGAGTCAAATGGGCCCAGGTGCATCCGATGAGCCTCCAAAATACAGTGGTGGGCGCACACCAAGAGGAAATTATTCGAATTGGGGCGAAGAAACTAATGCCACACATGCGGGTTCTCATATTTTATCCAGAGATGACAGGGAAAACACTGGTTCTCAGCATACTGCCAGAAGTGATACTGGATATGGGTACAAAAGCCGGCAATTGGAAGATGCTGGAAGGGATCAGTACCAGATAATTCCTCAGGAGGATTTTGGTTCACAAGGGCGAAACAAACCTGAAATGTCTGCTTCAAAACAGCCACAGTTTTTAAGTCCTATCCAAACAAGTGCAGATAGCATGAACAATGACAAGGTATCTGACATGGATGGTCTGAGTGCATCTGCTACCACTGGCAATTTGAGTATGCAAACTGGGATACATGCTGCTAATCTTTTAGGTGGGCAGAGCTTGAGCCAAATAGCGCAGAGCCAAGATGCAGTTCCTCAAACTTCTGGGGCACCAATTCATCCAGTCACAAGCCAGCAGCAGGATGCTACATCCGTGTTGCCTTTTAATATCCAACCGCATGAAAGCAACTTTTCATTACATCCGAACAGGCAAGACCAGTTTAGCAACTTCTCATTACATCCAGACAGGCAAGATCAATTTGTAGCTTCTCAGGCAACTGCAAATAACTCAGCTCCTAGCATGCAGAATCAGCCAGTAGCCGCTCCTTATATGGGACACAGCCAACACAGCTACACTCTAGGTTCACAGGCATTGCCTGCATTTAATGGACATAATTTCAGTGTCGCTGGTCAAGTTCCGCAAGATCGCCCAACGCCTTTCTATGCTGGGCAGAGTCAGGCAACCGTTGACATGTCCAATCCTAACCAAGAGAGTGGTACTCACAGCATGCAAAACACACATAGTTTCCAGCCTGTTGCTCCAAATATGCAAGCTCGCAGTCAAGCCTTGCAGGGGCTATCTGGAGTGCCTGGCCAAGATACCGGTACCCAAAGCATACAGAACGCACACAATTTCCAGCCTGTTGCTCCTCCATATATGCAAAACCGGGGTCAAACCTTGCAGGGTTTATCGATATTGCCAAGCTCCAGCTCAGCTGATATGCCTGGTGCTCCCCCTGTTCCTCCTAATGAGGAAGAAATCCGCCGTTCATTAACATCTCTGGCGGCAACCCTCATAATGCAGCCTGGTACAGTTGCTGGACTACAGTTGCCCCAGCCTATTCTGAATCCGAGCTTGATGGCCAGTTTGTCAGCTGTTGAACCCAGTCAGTGGCCTTGGGCACAGCAGCACAAGGCAGGAACAACCCAACTCGCACAGCAGCAACAGGCAGGAATGACCCAACTCGCGCAGTCTGAACAGCAAGCTCCCCAGCAGACATTGCCGGCACCTTCTACGGCAGTTGGCAGTAGTAATGGCAACAACCCAGCGCAGTCGATCGGTCAGACCGCTGCGACATCAGTGGTTACCGCGCCACAGGCTGCAGAAAATAAGAAAGTAGAAGCCAAAGCCAAAGATAACGATGGCGAACAAGATGGCGACAAGAATAAAAAGGGCAACAAGGAGGAGTCCAAGGCGCTGAAGATGTTCAAACTCGCGCTCGCAGACTTTGTGAAGGACGCGCTCAAACCTACCTGGAAAGAGGGCCAGCTGACCAGGGAGGTTCACAAAACCATAGTGAAGAAGGTCGTCGACAAAGTCACGAGCACGGTCGAAAACACCCCTCCAACAAAAGAGAAGATCGATGTCTACATGTCCTACTCGAAGGAAAAACTGAGCAAACTTGTACAG GCGTATGTCGGCAAGTATGTCAAGGCGTAG
- the LOC123145775 gene encoding zinc finger CCCH domain-containing protein 55 isoform X2, whose amino-acid sequence MAGVARKGRSKWDTQEISPDIVEISEDDSPPKNTDDRRKDVIPTQDLTNDNGKRLGESSNLKPDAFMHQGSTEYEQERTDGLNKDVKERQSKASSERSHAPRMAEEAHNNDDWGKLASLEKATGNQAMSRNADDRRRGDGWGTAASRGYSSRVSSGPDAWKQRTRSPSPRGTEVAPEAGVESELEGEAEVEVGVLILTVDLIGGLREAEYLEGLLCSAEILQLVDAEEACIAGFLMKMVGEGSSTSLIPQTRGKGMAIRTRISWIHENQMTMHGAGNLEVILMKVLGKDLNPEEITGLLINAMSLSKEGAAEVQVADMFMMSPLLMLDGEMMLGKQLMTEHRREQKRPCKFFAEGRCRRGETCPYLHEEAPQSQMGPGASDEPPKYSGGRTPRGNYSNWGEETNATHAGSHILSRDDRENTGSQHTARSDTGYGYKSRQLEDAGRDQYQIIPQEDFGSQGRNKPEMSASKQPQFLSPIQTSADSMNNDKVSDMDGLSASATTGNLSMQTGIHAANLLGGQSLSQIAQSQDAVPQTSGAPIHPVTSQQQDATSVLPFNIQPHESNFSLHPNRQDQFSNFSLHPDRQDQFVASQATANNSAPSMQNQPVAAPYMGHSQHSYTLGSQALPAFNGHNFSVAGQVPQDRPTPFYAGQSQATVDMSNPNQESGTHSMQNTHSFQPVAPNMQARSQALQGLSGVPGQDTGTQSIQNAHNFQPVAPPYMQNRGQTLQGLSILPSSSSADMPGAPPVPPNEEEIRRSLTSLAATLIMQPGTVAGLQLPQPILNPSLMASLSAVEPSQWPWAQQHKAGTTQLAQQQQAGMTQLAQSEQQAPQQTLPAPSTAVGSSNGNNPAQSIGQTAATSVVTAPQAAENKKVEAKAKDNDGEQDGDKNKKGNKEESKALKMFKLALADFVKDALKPTWKEGQLTREVHKTIVKKVVDKVTSTVENTPPTKEKIDVYMSYSKEKLSKLVQAYVGKYVKA is encoded by the exons ATGGCTGGTGTTGCTAGGAAAGGGAGGTCCAAGTGGGACACACAGGAAATTTCTCCTGATATTGTTGAGATCAGTGAAGACGACTCTCCTCCTAAGAATACAGATGATCGCCGCAAAGATGTGATCCCTACTCAGGATCTCACTAATGATAATGGAAAGCGACTTGGTGAATCTTCTAACCTAAAACCTGATGCCTTCATGCACCAAGGCAGTACTGAATACGAGCAGGAACGCACTGATGGGTTAAATAAAGATGTCAAGGAAAGGCAATCTAAAGCGTCATCTGAAAGGTCGCATGCTCCTAGAATGGCTGAAGAGGCGCATAATAATGATGACTGGGGTAAGTTAGCTTCTTTGGAAAAGGCAACTGGTAACCAAGCTATGAGCAGAAATGCTGATGACAGAAGACGTGGAGATGGATGGGGCACAGCTGCTAGCCGTGGTTATTCTTCTAGGGTGTCGTCTGGTCCAGATGCATGGAAGCAGCGCACTCGCAGTCCATCTCCAAGAG GAACAGAAGTGGCTCCAGAAGCAGGAGTAGAGAGCGAGTTAGAGGGAGAAGCAGAAGTCGAAGTCGGAGTCCTTATTTTGACCGTGGATCTGATTGGAGGGCTGAGAGAGGCAGAATATCTGGAGGGCCTTCTTTGCTCTGCAGAGATTTTACAGCTGGTAGATGCAGAAGAGGCTTGCATTGCAGGTTTCCTCATGAAGATGGTGGGCGAAGGCAGTTCGACGAGCCTTATCCCGCAGACTCGAGGGAAAGGTATGGCCATCAGAACAAGGATTTCATGGATCCACGAGAACCAGATGACTATGCACGGAGCAGGCAACCTCGAGGTCATTTTGATGAAGGTACTTGGGAAAGATCTGAACCCCGAAGAGATTACAGGTCTTCTGATCAATGCCATGAGTTTGTCAAAGGAAGGTGCAGCAGAGGTGCAAGTTGCAGATATGTTCATGATGAGTCCGCTTCTCATGCTGGATGGAGAGATGATGCTAGGGAAACAGCTCAT GACAGAGCACCGTAGAGAACAAAAAAGGCCCTGTAAATTTTTTGCTGAAGGTCGCTGCCGTCGTGGTGAAACTTGTCCATATCTCCATGAGGAAGCTCCCCAGAGTCAAATGGGCCCAGGTGCATCCGATGAGCCTCCAAAATACAGTGGTGGGCGCACACCAAGAGGAAATTATTCGAATTGGGGCGAAGAAACTAATGCCACACATGCGGGTTCTCATATTTTATCCAGAGATGACAGGGAAAACACTGGTTCTCAGCATACTGCCAGAAGTGATACTGGATATGGGTACAAAAGCCGGCAATTGGAAGATGCTGGAAGGGATCAGTACCAGATAATTCCTCAGGAGGATTTTGGTTCACAAGGGCGAAACAAACCTGAAATGTCTGCTTCAAAACAGCCACAGTTTTTAAGTCCTATCCAAACAAGTGCAGATAGCATGAACAATGACAAGGTATCTGACATGGATGGTCTGAGTGCATCTGCTACCACTGGCAATTTGAGTATGCAAACTGGGATACATGCTGCTAATCTTTTAGGTGGGCAGAGCTTGAGCCAAATAGCGCAGAGCCAAGATGCAGTTCCTCAAACTTCTGGGGCACCAATTCATCCAGTCACAAGCCAGCAGCAGGATGCTACATCCGTGTTGCCTTTTAATATCCAACCGCATGAAAGCAACTTTTCATTACATCCGAACAGGCAAGACCAGTTTAGCAACTTCTCATTACATCCAGACAGGCAAGATCAATTTGTAGCTTCTCAGGCAACTGCAAATAACTCAGCTCCTAGCATGCAGAATCAGCCAGTAGCCGCTCCTTATATGGGACACAGCCAACACAGCTACACTCTAGGTTCACAGGCATTGCCTGCATTTAATGGACATAATTTCAGTGTCGCTGGTCAAGTTCCGCAAGATCGCCCAACGCCTTTCTATGCTGGGCAGAGTCAGGCAACCGTTGACATGTCCAATCCTAACCAAGAGAGTGGTACTCACAGCATGCAAAACACACATAGTTTCCAGCCTGTTGCTCCAAATATGCAAGCTCGCAGTCAAGCCTTGCAGGGGCTATCTGGAGTGCCTGGCCAAGATACCGGTACCCAAAGCATACAGAACGCACACAATTTCCAGCCTGTTGCTCCTCCATATATGCAAAACCGGGGTCAAACCTTGCAGGGTTTATCGATATTGCCAAGCTCCAGCTCAGCTGATATGCCTGGTGCTCCCCCTGTTCCTCCTAATGAGGAAGAAATCCGCCGTTCATTAACATCTCTGGCGGCAACCCTCATAATGCAGCCTGGTACAGTTGCTGGACTACAGTTGCCCCAGCCTATTCTGAATCCGAGCTTGATGGCCAGTTTGTCAGCTGTTGAACCCAGTCAGTGGCCTTGGGCACAGCAGCACAAGGCAGGAACAACCCAACTCGCACAGCAGCAACAGGCAGGAATGACCCAACTCGCGCAGTCTGAACAGCAAGCTCCCCAGCAGACATTGCCGGCACCTTCTACGGCAGTTGGCAGTAGTAATGGCAACAACCCAGCGCAGTCGATCGGTCAGACCGCTGCGACATCAGTGGTTACCGCGCCACAGGCTGCAGAAAATAAGAAAGTAGAAGCCAAAGCCAAAGATAACGATGGCGAACAAGATGGCGACAAGAATAAAAAGGGCAACAAGGAGGAGTCCAAGGCGCTGAAGATGTTCAAACTCGCGCTCGCAGACTTTGTGAAGGACGCGCTCAAACCTACCTGGAAAGAGGGCCAGCTGACCAGGGAGGTTCACAAAACCATAGTGAAGAAGGTCGTCGACAAAGTCACGAGCACGGTCGAAAACACCCCTCCAACAAAAGAGAAGATCGATGTCTACATGTCCTACTCGAAGGAAAAACTGAGCAAACTTGTACAG GCGTATGTCGGCAAGTATGTCAAGGCGTAG